In Nicotiana sylvestris unplaced genomic scaffold, ASM39365v2 Un00002, whole genome shotgun sequence, the following are encoded in one genomic region:
- the LOC104248555 gene encoding soluble inorganic pyrophosphatase PPA1-like, with translation MSNEAGDQQRQTPRLNERILSSLSRRSVAAHPWHDLEIGPEAPNIFNVVIEITKGSKVKYELDKKTGLIKVDRVLYSSVVYPQNYGFIPRTLCEDSDPMDVLVLMQEPVLPGCFLRARAIGLMPMIDQGEKDDKIIAVCADDPEYRHYTNINQLPPHRLAEIRRFFEDYKKNENKEVAVNDFLAPNTAVEAIQYSMDLYAEYILQTLRK, from the exons ATGAGCAATGAAGCAGGTGATCAACAAAGACAAACCCCTCGTTTGAATGAGAGGATCCTTTCATCTTTGTCCAGAAGATCTGTTGCTGCCCATCCTTGGCATGACCTCGAGATAG GACCTGAAGCTCCAAACATTTTCAATGTT GTCATTGAGATAACAAAAGGAAGCAAAGTCAAGTACGAGCTTGACAAGAAAACTGGTCTCATTAAG GTTGATCGGGTGCTATATTCATCAGTTGTTTACCCTCAGAATTATGGCTTTATTCCTCGAACGCTATGTGAAGATAGTGACCCTATGGATGTATTAGTCCTTATGCAG GAACCTGTCCTCCCAGGTTGTTTCCTTCGAGCTAGAGCCATCGGACTGATGCCTATGATCGATCAG GGAGAGAAGGATGATAAAATCATAGCAGTGTGTGCTGACGATCCAGAATATCGCCACTACACTAATATTAACCAGCTTCCCCCTCACCGTCTCGCTGAAATCCGCAGATTCTTTGAAGATT ACAAGAAGAATGAGAACAAAGAGGTTGCTGTTAACGACTTTCTGGCTCCAAATACTGCCGTTGAGGCCATCCAGTACTCCAT GGATCTTTATGCTGAATACATATTACAAACATTGAGGAAGTAA